The DNA region AGAGCGCTTTGGCTTCTTTGGGAGTTGTCTCATCACGTTGAAGGTATTCGTAAATATAAAAATCTTTGGCAAGGCTTCGTGGTTTATCAGCAAAAAAACTAAAATTCACAGCTTCTTCAGCAAAAAGATCGACACAGACGCAAAGGCAGAGGAAAAGTCCAATCAGTAATTTATAAAACATTGGCAAGTGCGAACAAAAGTTTAACTGCGAACAGGTCTATAAATTGAAGTGCTAAAATCACAATGAGAGGCGCAAGGTCGATACCACCAATTAACGTTGGAACCAGTTTACGAATAAACGCATACACTGGATTTGTGAGCCGAAAAAGGATCTGCACAATCGGATTGTACGGATCAGGGCGTACAAAGGTAATGAGTGCTGCAATAATCACCACCCATATGTAGATATTAATCAAGGTATGCAAAATAGTGGCAAAAGCTTCAATAAGTGTTGCTAAAACGATCATCTAACAATCTCCTTCAGATAGGTTTTAATCAGTGGATACAATAAGACAAGCTCAGGGCTATTATCTGCGCCACT from Sulfurospirillum diekertiae includes:
- a CDS encoding YggT family protein — its product is MIVLATLIEAFATILHTLINIYIWVVIIAALITFVRPDPYNPIVQILFRLTNPVYAFIRKLVPTLIGGIDLAPLIVILALQFIDLFAVKLLFALANVL